A portion of the Chlamydia avium 10DC88 genome contains these proteins:
- a CDS encoding autotransporter domain-containing protein, giving the protein MVANKVSRFQSAFSRSIVVTILASIRGLYGYELDSQQTLSESFSWRQIQSEFISTGILKRDKPIEFKQENRVCGDKSVLNNLSSYVPYVLSFAEVAQGQFFTNKSHFFHVGELFLWTNIDASSDNSSSSIVVPLKQDSEETKVLSNYALKDANHGLAFCYKSSSNGDADEQGNLGFIGLAFLGTGGRTGLSFSSLKSREDGAAIYSDKDVIFENLREKLVFNECETQTNGGGVGAQSIVVNNCSDVSLTYCKSQLDLLSSHQETDLSRGGGAIHASCSQGTYLKSSFPNGSIILSNNDGVVLIEGNHADKANGGALACSHFTCSANHKDIFCLKNQALSGGVISSEQVIDIYGNVGFLEFTENAALISTSTGTSTLLGGGVLASGEEINLCNNSRLHCCKNSSQSYGGAFVSKNIKIVENVGDFLFKSNSANLSGGAISSQNMVEIQNNFGSLIFEKNEAQYGGGAVHCYASVTSQESSETSQQYGEIKILNNSGDVSFISNTNKLDAATVPNYMGGGALYGDSIVVAGNRGSVAFSKNSMIQPVSSSTHLGGGAIFAHNDVVISGNSGSLRFSCNYGNTRSTPTQSTPAIEASESSANTESADTATSSTEADTPSTVSNNEAAQLMDLGIQGGGAIFAKKIVIQNNSGEVDFSENCMNIQEGYRQKSDIIGGGALLGTDEVHISNNANLVFSSNYVLGGSASGGAILSKIVDLSSNQGMCFMHNSSLSLGGAVCSLNALNVDNNKQDISFIANRTKIAGGALASAEGCVSLSANEGIIEFKNNGMLGSSDSENYSGGGAIFAKQRVDISKNSCSVSFLGNNAGNFGGAILTGCMESHQEDEKNVVTLSGNDSKVVIKENSGDVIFSGNSVLNHNSTNEFGGGAICTQDLVIQKNSGLVAFYNNYAPTGGAVRICEKGIVVLEASEGDILFQGNRNSSDLSDGLYFAGKESSLIDVSASKNHSVCFSDAIIFEDLTLRRTNSEHSDILKDPTLRLNSKSAEDSVEHTGIIRFSSATSKIPQVAVLESGTLALSDQAQLWLCGLKQGEGSKILLASGTVLGIFEPLKESENSNSEGLNSPSAKFPYSMDTTNENDQLNEEKLLMDVSSFDIDLASFVSEPGTTPLPPQIVIPKGTVIGSGALDLTLIDTAGIGYENHALLNKETDIALITFKTDLTESVDANHVLESLKVNVSVPEITESTYGHTGYWSDPQVVHGKLMINWKPTGYKLNPEKSGAIVLNTLWGQYEILRALKQQQMSHNITLQRMEMDYSTNMWGSAMGTFLNCATIAQIDGFNHRSGGYALGLDTQLIEDFLIGGSFAQFFGYTDSQSYASRSEQNGYLGSAYMSIFSGSWLFKGMFIYSDVHNHLTTTYSSDLGKSQGSWNSRGILADANVNYRYIINSRRLISSLVSAFVPFAGAEYSYIELPTFSEIGSEARTFAEGNLQNVSVPVGVSLEHNYSRGQRSEVNSLRVSYAFDVYRQQPHVLVNLPVASYSWEGVGSNLSRKSMKAQFNNDTEWNSYFSTFLGMSYEWREHVVAYGINGGARLIF; this is encoded by the coding sequence ATGGTCGCAAACAAGGTATCAAGATTTCAATCAGCATTTTCTCGTTCTATCGTAGTTACTATACTGGCCTCTATACGCGGGTTATATGGTTATGAATTAGATTCTCAACAAACATTATCTGAATCATTTTCTTGGAGACAGATTCAGTCAGAATTTATTTCTACTGGCATTTTGAAGAGAGATAAACCCATAGAATTCAAGCAAGAGAATCGTGTATGTGGAGACAAGTCCGTATTGAATAATTTGTCTTCATATGTTCCTTATGTCCTATCTTTTGCTGAAGTAGCCCAGGGGCAATTTTTTACAAATAAAAGCCATTTCTTCCATGTAGGCGAACTATTCTTATGGACGAATATCGATGCATCCTCAGATAATTCATCCTCATCTATTGTTGTTCCCCTTAAACAAGATTCTGAGGAAACAAAAGTTCTCAGTAATTACGCATTAAAGGATGCTAACCATGGGTTAGCGTTTTGTTACAAATCTTCCTCTAATGGTGATGCAGACGAACAAGGTAATTTAGGATTTATAGGTCTTGCGTTTTTAGGAACTGGAGGAAGAACGGGTCTTTCTTTCTCCTCACTAAAGTCTCGAGAAGATGGAGCTGCAATTTATTCTGATAAGGATGTCATTTTTGAAAATCTCAGGGAAAAACTTGTTTTTAATGAATGTGAAACACAAACAAATGGAGGAGGTGTTGGAGCACAAAGTATTGTCGTGAATAACTGTTCTGATGTGTCTTTAACATATTGTAAATCGCAATTGGATTTACTCAGTTCCCATCAAGAAACAGATTTATCACGGGGTGGAGGAGCAATCCATGCAAGTTGTTCTCAAGGAACCTATCTTAAATCTAGTTTCCCGAATGGTTCTATTATTTTATCCAATAATGACGGAGTTGTTCTAATAGAAGGAAACCATGCGGATAAAGCAAACGGTGGTGCTTTAGCATGTAGTCATTTCACATGTTCAGCGAACCATAAGGATATTTTTTGTCTAAAGAACCAGGCTCTTTCTGGAGGGGTAATATCATCAGAACAAGTCATTGATATTTATGGGAATGTAGGTTTTTTAGAGTTCACGGAGAACGCAGCATTAATTTCTACATCAACAGGTACCTCTACATTACTAGGTGGAGGAGTTTTAGCTTCCGGAGAAGAAATCAATCTATGCAATAATAGTCGATTGCATTGTTGCAAAAATTCTTCTCAATCCTATGGAGGTGCCTTTGTATCTAAAAATATCAAGATTGTAGAGAATGTAGGTGATTTCCTATTTAAGTCAAATTCAGCGAATCTCTCTGGTGGAGCAATTAGCTCTCAGAATATGGTAGAAATTCAGAACAATTTTGGATCGCTAATTTTCGAAAAGAATGAAGCACAATATGGTGGAGGAGCAGTTCATTGTTATGCTTCAGTAACATCGCAGGAGTCTTCAGAAACATCACAGCAGTATGGAGAAATTAAAATCCTTAATAATTCTGGAGATGTGAGTTTCATCTCTAATACAAATAAACTAGATGCAGCTACTGTGCCTAATTATATGGGTGGAGGAGCTCTTTATGGAGATAGTATTGTTGTTGCCGGAAATAGAGGATCTGTTGCTTTCTCTAAGAACTCTATGATTCAACCTGTGTCTTCAAGTACTCATCTTGGTGGAGGAGCTATTTTCGCTCATAATGATGTTGTTATTTCAGGTAATTCCGGTTCATTAAGATTTTCTTGTAATTATGGAAATACAAGATCTACTCCCACTCAATCAACACCAGCAATTGAAGCCTCAGAATCTTCAGCCAATACAGAATCAGCCGATACAGCAACTTCATCTACTGAAGCAGACACACCCTCTACTGTATCAAACAATGAGGCAGCACAGCTTATGGATTTAGGAATCCAGGGTGGAGGGGCTATTTTTGCAAAGAAAATTGTTATCCAAAATAATTCAGGAGAAGTCGATTTTTCTGAAAATTGTATGAATATTCAGGAAGGTTATCGACAAAAATCAGATATTATAGGTGGAGGTGCTTTATTAGGAACTGATGAAGTACATATTTCTAATAATGCTAACCTAGTGTTTTCTAGTAATTATGTGCTTGGAGGATCTGCAAGCGGTGGAGCAATTTTATCTAAAATTGTAGACCTCTCTAGTAATCAAGGCATGTGTTTTATGCACAATTCTTCCTTATCTTTAGGTGGCGCAGTCTGCTCTTTAAATGCATTGAATGTGGATAATAATAAACAGGATATTTCCTTTATTGCTAATAGAACAAAGATTGCAGGAGGTGCTCTTGCTAGTGCTGAAGGATGTGTTTCTTTATCTGCAAACGAAGGAATCATAGAGTTCAAAAATAATGGGATGCTAGGCTCTTCTGATTCCGAGAATTACAGTGGTGGAGGAGCGATATTTGCTAAACAAAGAGTGGATATCAGTAAAAACAGTTGTTCTGTTTCTTTTTTAGGGAATAATGCAGGAAATTTTGGTGGAGCAATTCTAACAGGATGTATGGAATCCCATCAAGAAGACGAGAAGAATGTCGTAACACTTTCTGGAAATGACTCTAAAGTAGTAATCAAAGAAAATTCTGGTGACGTTATTTTCTCTGGGAATAGTGTGTTAAACCATAATTCTACCAATGAGTTCGGCGGAGGGGCTATTTGTACTCAAGATTTAGTTATTCAGAAGAATTCAGGTCTAGTCGCCTTCTATAATAACTACGCCCCTACAGGTGGAGCTGTTCGTATTTGTGAAAAAGGAATAGTAGTTTTAGAAGCTTCAGAAGGAGACATTCTTTTTCAAGGAAATAGGAATTCATCAGATTTGTCTGACGGCTTGTATTTTGCAGGTAAGGAATCTTCTTTAATAGACGTGTCTGCTTCTAAAAATCATAGTGTATGTTTTTCTGATGCGATCATATTTGAAGATCTCACTTTAAGAAGAACAAATTCAGAGCATTCGGATATTTTAAAAGACCCCACATTGAGATTAAATAGTAAATCAGCTGAAGATTCAGTAGAACATACAGGAATCATACGCTTTTCTTCTGCTACGTCGAAAATTCCTCAAGTGGCCGTGTTAGAGTCAGGTACGTTAGCTTTGTCAGATCAAGCTCAGTTATGGTTATGCGGACTCAAGCAGGGAGAAGGAAGTAAGATTTTGTTGGCTTCAGGAACTGTACTAGGTATTTTTGAACCTTTGAAGGAATCAGAAAATTCAAATTCTGAAGGACTCAATTCTCCATCAGCAAAGTTTCCCTATTCTATGGATACTACTAATGAGAATGACCAACTGAATGAGGAAAAGTTATTAATGGATGTCAGTTCTTTTGACATAGACCTTGCTTCTTTTGTTTCAGAGCCTGGTACAACTCCTCTTCCTCCACAAATTGTCATTCCTAAAGGAACTGTAATTGGTTCTGGAGCTTTAGATTTAACGCTCATAGATACAGCAGGTATAGGTTATGAGAATCATGCGTTGCTTAATAAGGAAACAGATATTGCCTTGATTACTTTTAAGACAGATTTAACAGAGTCTGTAGATGCAAATCATGTTTTAGAGTCTTTAAAAGTAAATGTTTCTGTTCCTGAAATAACAGAATCTACATATGGACACACAGGGTATTGGTCTGATCCTCAAGTAGTTCATGGGAAGCTCATGATTAACTGGAAACCCACAGGCTATAAATTGAATCCAGAAAAATCAGGAGCTATAGTTTTGAACACATTGTGGGGGCAGTACGAAATCTTACGTGCTTTGAAACAACAGCAAATGTCACATAACATCACTTTACAGAGAATGGAAATGGATTACTCAACGAACATGTGGGGATCTGCTATGGGAACATTCTTAAATTGTGCAACAATCGCTCAAATAGATGGCTTTAACCATCGTTCGGGAGGTTATGCTCTAGGGCTGGATACCCAATTAATAGAAGATTTCTTAATTGGGGGAAGTTTTGCTCAGTTCTTCGGTTACACAGATAGTCAATCTTATGCATCTCGAAGTGAGCAAAACGGTTATTTGGGATCTGCTTATATGAGTATTTTCTCTGGCTCCTGGTTATTTAAGGGGATGTTTATTTATAGTGATGTACATAATCATTTGACAACGACATATTCATCTGATTTAGGTAAATCTCAAGGATCATGGAATAGCCGCGGTATATTAGCAGATGCTAACGTGAATTATCGTTATATCATTAATTCTCGTAGGCTCATTTCATCTTTAGTATCCGCTTTTGTTCCTTTTGCGGGAGCTGAATATTCTTATATAGAATTACCTACATTTTCTGAAATAGGTAGTGAAGCACGAACATTTGCAGAAGGAAATTTACAGAATGTCTCTGTCCCTGTAGGAGTTTCTCTAGAACACAATTATTCAAGAGGACAGCGTTCAGAAGTAAATAGTTTACGTGTTTCCTATGCTTTTGATGTTTATCGTCAGCAACCACATGTTCTAGTTAATTTGCCCGTTGCTTCTTATAGTTGGGAAGGAGTCGGTTCTAATTTATCTAGGAAATCTATGAAGGCTCAGTTTAATAATGATACAGAGTGGAATTCCTACTTTAGTACATTTTTAGGGATGTCTTATGAATGGAGGGAACACGTAGTAGCTTACGGTATAAATGGAGGAGCTCGTCTGATTTTCTAA
- the plsX gene encoding phosphate acyltransferase PlsX, whose amino-acid sequence MKVCIGIDLMGGDHSPFVIWEELINVLKSRDSKTQIAFTAFATEEVREQILSRGIGKNYPEIIVANDFITMDDSPLTAIRKKFSSMALGLDYLKSDKIDGFISTGNTAALITLSRRKIPIFPNVRRPALLVRVPTMRGCAVILDVGANVSVNPEEMVGFARMGLAYRQCLGKVEFPTIGLLNIGSEERKGTEAHRQTFRVLRETFGESFLGNVESGDVFSGRIDIVVADGFTGNIFLKTAEGVFDFLRQILGDKLETDVKQQLDYTIYPGSMVCGLSKLVIKCHGKASGQSLFNGISGSIDLAQARVCQRILSSLS is encoded by the coding sequence ATGAAAGTATGTATTGGCATAGATCTCATGGGGGGAGATCATTCTCCTTTTGTTATTTGGGAAGAGCTAATCAACGTACTGAAGTCAAGAGACTCAAAAACACAAATTGCTTTTACAGCTTTTGCTACTGAGGAAGTAAGAGAGCAAATTCTTTCTCGCGGTATAGGGAAAAATTATCCAGAAATAATCGTTGCTAACGACTTTATTACTATGGATGATTCTCCTTTAACCGCTATCCGCAAAAAGTTTTCTTCCATGGCTTTGGGATTGGACTACCTTAAAAGTGATAAAATTGATGGTTTTATTTCCACAGGAAATACCGCGGCTTTAATCACCTTGTCTCGTAGGAAAATTCCCATATTCCCCAATGTACGTCGTCCCGCTTTACTTGTTCGTGTTCCTACCATGCGTGGGTGTGCAGTTATATTAGATGTCGGAGCCAATGTTTCTGTTAATCCTGAGGAAATGGTTGGGTTTGCCCGTATGGGTTTAGCTTATAGACAATGTCTAGGGAAAGTAGAATTCCCTACCATAGGTTTATTGAATATTGGTTCTGAAGAAAGGAAAGGTACCGAAGCTCATAGACAAACGTTTCGTGTCCTTAGAGAAACATTTGGCGAATCTTTCCTTGGGAATGTTGAAAGCGGTGATGTTTTCAGTGGACGCATTGATATTGTTGTAGCCGATGGCTTCACTGGGAATATTTTTTTAAAAACTGCAGAAGGGGTTTTCGATTTCTTACGCCAAATTTTAGGCGATAAACTGGAAACTGATGTAAAACAACAGCTAGACTACACCATTTACCCCGGTTCCATGGTTTGTGGGTTATCTAAATTAGTAATCAAATGTCATGGGAAGGCTTCTGGACAATCTTTATTTAATGGAATTTCTGGATCCATAGATTTAGCTCAAGCACGTGTTTGTCAACGCATTTTATCAAGTCTATCTTAA
- the rpmF gene encoding 50S ribosomal protein L32: MAVPRNRHSNARKNIRRSHHAKKAQHVAVCTNCRQAFIPHTVCASCGFYNGKAVMTIEKK; encoded by the coding sequence ATGGCAGTACCACGTAATCGACATAGTAATGCACGTAAGAATATTCGCAGAAGTCACCATGCGAAAAAAGCGCAGCACGTAGCTGTTTGCACTAATTGTAGACAAGCATTTATTCCTCATACAGTATGTGCTTCTTGTGGTTTTTATAATGGTAAAGCCGTTATGACTATAGAAAAGAAATAA
- a CDS encoding Rne/Rng family ribonuclease gives MENDILLNIESKEIRYAHLKNGQLFDLIIERKKVKQLKGNIYRGRVTNILRNIQSAFINIDERENGFIHISDVLENSRKFEQMFDMDFDVLPKAPSEEQTEAPIEELLKLDSPVLVQVVKEPIGTKGARLTSNISIPGRYLVLLPNSPHRGVSRKIEDPHMRDQLKQLIRSFEMPQDMGLICRTASVLASTEALINEAHDLLLTWKGILEKFYATDQPCLLYEETDILKKAVITCIDKNYKRLLVDDYATYQKCKRMVKKYSPDSSVKIEYYRDSIPMFERFNIEKEIDKATKRKIWLSSGGYLFFDKTEAMHTIDVNSGRSTQLESGVEETLVQINLEAAEEIARQLRLRNIGGLVIIDFIDMKSRKNQRRVLERLKEHMKYDAARCTILSMSEFGLVEMTRQRNRESLMQTLFTTCPYCSGNAIIKTPESVVIEIERDMKKVINHKEHTHLCLVVHPEIANYMKQEKNDDELINLAKQLKAKLQINTSDSLHLNHYQFFSLVTGESVEL, from the coding sequence ATGGAAAACGATATCTTATTAAATATAGAGTCTAAAGAAATTCGCTACGCACATCTGAAAAACGGGCAGCTTTTTGATCTCATCATTGAAAGAAAAAAGGTCAAACAATTAAAGGGGAATATCTATCGTGGACGGGTAACAAATATCCTACGAAATATTCAATCTGCCTTCATTAATATTGACGAGAGAGAAAATGGTTTCATCCATATTTCCGATGTCTTAGAAAATTCTAGAAAATTTGAACAAATGTTTGACATGGACTTTGATGTTCTTCCTAAGGCACCATCTGAAGAACAAACAGAAGCTCCTATAGAAGAATTACTTAAATTAGACAGTCCAGTATTAGTTCAAGTTGTCAAAGAACCTATAGGAACAAAAGGAGCACGATTAACCTCAAATATTTCCATTCCGGGGCGCTACCTTGTTTTATTGCCTAATTCTCCCCATCGGGGCGTTTCGAGAAAAATTGAGGATCCACATATGCGTGACCAGTTAAAACAACTCATCCGTTCTTTCGAAATGCCACAAGATATGGGACTTATTTGTCGTACGGCAAGCGTCTTAGCATCAACAGAAGCTTTAATAAATGAGGCTCATGATCTACTTTTAACTTGGAAGGGGATCCTAGAAAAATTCTATGCCACAGACCAACCATGCCTACTTTATGAAGAGACTGATATTTTAAAAAAAGCAGTGATCACCTGTATTGATAAAAACTACAAACGTCTCTTAGTAGATGACTATGCTACATATCAAAAATGTAAACGCATGGTGAAAAAGTATTCACCTGATTCCTCAGTAAAAATTGAATACTATCGTGATTCGATTCCTATGTTCGAACGCTTTAATATTGAAAAAGAGATCGATAAGGCTACAAAACGAAAAATTTGGCTTTCCAGCGGTGGATATCTTTTTTTTGATAAAACTGAAGCTATGCACACTATCGATGTAAACTCAGGGAGAAGCACGCAATTAGAAAGTGGTGTTGAAGAAACTCTGGTACAAATTAATCTAGAAGCTGCTGAAGAAATTGCTCGCCAGCTTCGTCTACGTAATATCGGTGGGCTGGTAATCATTGACTTCATTGATATGAAATCAAGAAAAAACCAACGCCGTGTTTTAGAACGTTTAAAAGAGCATATGAAATACGATGCCGCCCGTTGTACAATTTTAAGTATGAGTGAATTTGGTCTAGTAGAAATGACTCGCCAAAGGAACCGAGAATCTCTAATGCAAACACTATTTACTACATGTCCTTATTGTAGCGGCAATGCAATTATCAAAACCCCTGAAAGTGTGGTAATTGAAATTGAAAGAGACATGAAGAAAGTCATTAATCATAAAGAACACACCCACCTGTGTCTAGTTGTGCATCCTGAAATAGCTAACTACATGAAACAAGAAAAAAATGATGACGAATTAATAAATTTAGCTAAGCAACTAAAAGCTAAATTGCAGATCAACACCTCCGATTCGCTTCATCTCAATCACTACCAATTCTTCTCACTTGTTACAGGAGAAAGTGTGGAATTATAA
- a CDS encoding 1-acyl-sn-glycerol-3-phosphate acyltransferase, giving the protein MHFSTYLSQAFGNQSLPEPLYQKFQIYHQNYIEAATKKCSLEKAEALCLQWLKIVIEDLKNPFIFPPYHKKIRHPIDLFTFGKEFFSVLIDDANSRVENPEQLDHIEKAILRKENVILLANHQTECDPQLMYYALGKTHPELLENMIFIAGDRVTSDPLARPFSMGCDLLCIYSKRHIHTPPEQKEEKLHHNQKSMKILKSLLHEGGKFIYVAPAGGRDRKITNNLYPAEFQPESIEMFRILTKASGKPAHFYPFALKTYDILPPPPTIENTIGEYRAIFYAPICFKFGEEILLDELCSEEELKNYDKHNQRILRSNKAFAILSQLYEELQT; this is encoded by the coding sequence ATGCATTTTTCTACATATCTATCACAAGCTTTTGGAAATCAATCATTACCAGAGCCTCTGTATCAAAAATTTCAGATATATCATCAAAATTATATTGAGGCAGCGACCAAAAAATGTTCTCTGGAGAAAGCAGAAGCCTTATGTCTACAGTGGCTTAAAATTGTTATTGAAGATTTAAAAAACCCTTTTATCTTTCCTCCGTATCATAAAAAAATTCGCCATCCTATTGACCTATTTACATTTGGGAAAGAATTTTTCTCTGTTTTGATAGATGATGCCAATTCTCGTGTAGAAAATCCTGAACAACTCGACCATATCGAAAAAGCGATTCTACGCAAAGAAAATGTCATTCTCTTAGCAAATCATCAAACTGAATGCGATCCCCAGTTAATGTATTATGCCCTGGGGAAAACCCATCCTGAATTATTAGAGAACATGATCTTTATTGCCGGCGACCGTGTGACTTCGGATCCTCTAGCACGTCCTTTCAGTATGGGATGTGACTTGTTGTGTATATACTCCAAGCGTCATATCCATACACCACCTGAACAGAAAGAAGAAAAGTTGCATCATAACCAAAAGAGTATGAAAATTCTCAAATCTCTACTTCATGAAGGGGGTAAATTTATTTATGTAGCTCCTGCAGGAGGAAGAGATAGAAAAATTACAAACAACTTATATCCGGCGGAATTTCAACCAGAAAGTATTGAAATGTTTCGTATTCTAACAAAAGCTTCTGGGAAACCTGCTCATTTCTATCCCTTTGCTCTGAAAACCTATGATATTCTTCCTCCACCTCCAACCATTGAGAATACTATCGGAGAATATCGAGCCATTTTCTATGCACCCATATGCTTTAAATTTGGCGAAGAAATTTTATTAGATGAGTTATGTTCTGAAGAAGAACTGAAAAATTACGACAAACATAATCAACGGATCTTGAGATCTAACAAAGCATTTGCAATTTTATCTCAATTGTATGAGGAACTACAAACATGA